The following are encoded in a window of Candidatus Zixiibacteriota bacterium genomic DNA:
- the gdhA gene encoding NADP-specific glutamate dehydrogenase → MSSNVAAFMEQVKAKNPGEREFHQAVQEVVESLMPFLDKHPVYREAKILERVVEPERVLMFRVPWVDDAGEIRVNRGFRIEMNSAIGPYKGGLRFHPTVNLGILKFLAFEQVFKNSLTTLPMGGGKGGSDFDPKGKSDLEVMRFCQAFMSELFRHIGPNTDVPAGDIGVGGREIGFMFGQYKKLRNEFTGVLTGKGLNWGGSLIRPEATGYGAVYFAAEMLSTRSESLHGKSCLVSGSGNVAQYTVEKLLDLGAKPLTLSDSAGYIFDEAGIDREKLAYVMDLKNNRRGRIKEYADKYKTAVYTPLSAGSDHNPLWNHKAQCAFPSATQNEINEADARNLIRNGVYVVSEGANMPSTPDAISVFVDAKILYGPGKAANAGGVATSGLEMSQNSLRLSWTREEVDKRLHGIMRAIHETCVHYGKDGNFINYVNGANIGGFVKVADAMLDQGVV, encoded by the coding sequence ATGTCAAGCAACGTTGCTGCCTTCATGGAGCAGGTCAAGGCCAAGAATCCGGGCGAGCGCGAATTCCATCAGGCCGTGCAAGAAGTGGTTGAATCGCTGATGCCGTTTCTCGACAAGCATCCGGTTTATCGCGAAGCCAAGATTCTCGAACGCGTCGTCGAGCCGGAACGTGTACTCATGTTTCGCGTGCCGTGGGTGGACGATGCCGGTGAGATTCGGGTCAATCGCGGTTTCCGCATCGAAATGAACTCAGCGATCGGCCCATACAAGGGCGGCCTGCGCTTCCACCCGACAGTGAATCTCGGTATCCTCAAGTTCCTCGCGTTCGAGCAGGTGTTCAAAAACAGCTTGACCACACTACCGATGGGCGGCGGCAAGGGCGGGTCAGATTTTGACCCGAAGGGCAAATCGGATCTCGAGGTGATGCGATTCTGCCAGGCTTTTATGAGTGAATTGTTCCGTCATATCGGCCCGAATACCGATGTGCCGGCGGGCGACATCGGCGTCGGCGGCCGTGAAATCGGGTTCATGTTCGGGCAGTACAAGAAGCTGCGTAATGAATTCACCGGCGTGCTGACCGGCAAGGGCCTGAACTGGGGCGGATCGCTGATTCGTCCGGAGGCAACCGGCTACGGTGCCGTGTATTTCGCGGCGGAGATGCTAAGCACGCGCAGCGAGTCCTTGCACGGAAAGTCTTGCCTGGTGTCGGGCTCGGGCAATGTGGCGCAGTACACGGTCGAGAAGCTGCTCGACCTGGGCGCCAAGCCGCTGACGCTGTCTGACTCGGCGGGTTACATCTTCGACGAGGCCGGCATCGATCGCGAAAAGCTGGCCTATGTGATGGATCTGAAGAACAATCGCCGTGGTCGAATCAAGGAGTACGCCGACAAGTACAAAACGGCGGTCTATACGCCACTGTCTGCCGGCTCGGATCACAATCCGCTGTGGAATCATAAGGCACAGTGCGCGTTTCCGTCGGCGACCCAGAACGAGATCAACGAAGCCGACGCGCGCAATCTGATTCGTAACGGGGTCTACGTCGTCAGCGAAGGGGCGAATATGCCCTCGACGCCGGACGCGATCAGTGTCTTCGTCGACGCCAAGATTCTGTATGGCCCGGGCAAGGCTGCCAACGCGGGCGGCGTGGCGACTTCAGGTCTGGAGATGTCGCAGAACAGCCTGCGGCTGTCGTGGACACGCGAAGAAGTCGACAAGCGATTGCACGGCATCATGAGGGCGATTCATGAGACCTGCGTGCACTATGGCAAAGACGGCAACTTCATCAATTACGTCAACGGCGCCAACATCGGCGGCTTTGTCAAAGTCGCGGATGCCATGCTTGACCAGGGCGTCGTGTAA
- a CDS encoding superoxide dismutase: MTETTHPDSTLTRREFIQHAAVIGAAAVVLPGLLGDQLAQAQTIDPYALPPLPYAYDALEPHIDKLTMEIHHTKHHQAYINNLIKALENYPDLRKETPEFLLKNLSKIPQDIYNAVRNNAGGHWNHSFFWQTLGPNAGGDPKNEIGEAIASKFGDLTKFREEFAAKAMGIFGSGWAWLVLDGKNLRVVGNMNQNSPISDGFTPLLGIDVWEHAYYLKYQNRRAEYVTAFWNVVNWEAVNKLYLAAR; this comes from the coding sequence ATGACTGAGACAACCCATCCGGATAGCACGTTGACCCGCCGCGAATTCATCCAGCATGCCGCCGTCATCGGCGCTGCCGCTGTCGTCTTGCCGGGGCTGCTCGGCGACCAACTGGCGCAGGCGCAGACCATTGATCCATACGCGCTGCCGCCGCTGCCCTATGCCTATGATGCTCTCGAGCCGCACATCGACAAGCTGACGATGGAAATCCATCACACCAAGCATCATCAGGCGTATATCAACAACCTGATCAAAGCGCTGGAGAACTATCCCGACCTGAGAAAAGAGACTCCGGAGTTTCTGCTCAAGAACCTCTCCAAGATTCCTCAAGACATCTATAACGCCGTTCGCAACAACGCCGGCGGTCACTGGAATCATTCCTTTTTCTGGCAGACGCTCGGTCCTAATGCCGGGGGTGACCCGAAGAATGAAATCGGCGAGGCCATCGCGTCGAAATTCGGCGATCTGACAAAATTCCGGGAGGAGTTTGCCGCCAAGGCAATGGGGATTTTCGGTTCCGGTTGGGCCTGGCTGGTGCTGGACGGCAAGAATCTGCGCGTCGTGGGCAATATGAATCAGAACAGCCCGATCAGCGACGGTTTCACGCCGCTGCTGGGCATTGATGTCTGGGAGCACGCCTACTATCTGAAATATCAGAATCGCCGCGCCGAATATGTGACGGCGTTTTGGAATGTCGTCAATTGGGAAGCTGTAAATAAACTCTATTTGGCCGCTCGATAA